A window of the Arachis duranensis cultivar V14167 chromosome 5, aradu.V14167.gnm2.J7QH, whole genome shotgun sequence genome harbors these coding sequences:
- the LOC107487387 gene encoding mitochondrial phosphate carrier protein 1, mitochondrial isoform X1, which translates to MAMGGRRISEELSPRYYALCAVGGMLSAGTTHIALTPLDVLKVNMQVYPVKYYSISKCFSSLLREQGPSALWRGWTGKFFGYGAQGGCRFGLYEYFKGVYSNVFVDQNRNFVYFLSSASAEMFANLALCPFEAVKVRVQAQPCFAKGLHDGFPKLYAAEGTRGFYRGLFPLLGRNLPFSMVMFATFEHSVDFLYRNVAKRRKEDCSIAQQLGVTCIAGYAAGSVGSFISNPADNIVSSLYNRKADSFMLAIRKIGFANLFTRSLPIRLLLVGPSITLQWFFYDTIKVLGGLPTSGEVATDLRDDAS; encoded by the exons ATGGCCATGGGAGGAAGAAGAATCTCTGAGGAATTGAGCCCCAGGTATTATGCTCTTTGTGCTGTTGGCGGAATGCTCAGTGCTGGCACTACCCATATTGCTCTAACTCCTCTTGATGTCTTGAAGGTCAACATGCAG GTGTACCCTGTGAAGTATTACAGCATTTCCAAGTGCTTTTCTTCCTTACTGAGGGAACAAGGGCCTTCTGCCCTTTGGAGGGGATGGACTGGCAAGTTCTTTGGCTACGGCGCACAGGGTGGCTGTAGGTTTGGTCTCTATGAATATTTTAAGGGGGTTTATTCCAATGTGTTCGTAGACCAGAACAGGAACTTTGTTTACTTTCTCAGTAGTGCGTCTGCTGAAATGTTTGCCAATCTAGCATTGTGTCCATTTGAAGCTGTAAAAGTGAGGGTTCAAGCGCAACCATGCTTTGCTAAGGGCTTGCACGATGGCTTTCCGAAGTTATATGCAGCAGAAGGCACACGAGG ATTCTACCGTGGACTTTTTCCACTTTTGGGTCGAAACCTTCCAT TTTCCATGGTTATGTTTGCAACATTTGAGCATTCCGTTGATTTTTTGTATCGTAATGTTGctaaaagaagaaaggaagatTGTTCTATAGCTCAACAGCTTGGTGTGACATGTATAGCTGGATATGCAGCCGGATCTGTTGGTAGTTTCATTTCCAATCCTGCTGACAATATTGTATCCTCTCTCTATAACAGAAAGGCCGATAGTTTCATGCTG GCTATCAGAAAAATTGGGTTTGCCAATCTATTTACCAGGAGCCTTCCTATTCGACTTTTGCTTGTTGGTCCCTCGATAACTTTGCAATGGTTTTTCTATGACACCATCAAAGTTTTAGGCGGACT GCCGACTAGTGGCGAAGTTGCAACCGACTTGAGAGATGATGCAAGCTAG
- the LOC107487386 gene encoding plant intracellular Ras-group-related LRR protein 4 has protein sequence METWSSVDTVVEEIMRIHRSLPSRPAIDEVEAAKVLILNVDKEDQARIESISRQSKGPEVPEELFMVLQEMQRSLVYYHSKEQKREALKLLDLENVHSLFDELIQRASRCVSSSPSASNTSDSRKHGYSNGSASTASVSTSFAAQSSASASGSKAGFDALPSSSAAGSSILFRAEKELGKAKELVTRDDSYVKNSKSTFYSNGFGIESSLPSKPQILDPSLKATTSAGQDGSDKLSLIKLASLIEVSAKKGTRDLKLQNKLKDQVDWLPDSIGKLSSLVTLDLSENRITALPATIGGLSSLTRLDLHSNRITELPDSIGGLLSLVFLDLRGNQLTSLPASFGRLIRLEELDLSSNMLPVLPDTIGSLVSLKILNVEANDIEEIPHSIGNCTKLRELRADYNRLKALPEAVGKIQSLEILSVRYNNLKQLPTTMSSLINLKELDVSFNELESVPESLCFATSLVKMNIGNNFADMRSLPRSIGNLEMLEELDISNNQIRVLPDSFRMLTRLRVLRVEENPLEVPPRHIAEKGAQAVVEYMTELVEKRDKKDVKTQPLKQKKSWAQICFFSNSNKRKRDGVNYVKT, from the exons ATGGAAACTTGGTCGTCGGTGGACACGGTGGTGGAAGAAATAATGAGGATTCACAGATCCTTACCTTCTAGACCCGCCATTGACGAGGTTGAAGCTGCAAAGGTTCTGATTCTGAACGTTGACAAAGAGGACCAAGCGAGAATTGAATCCATTTCCAGGCAGAGTAAGGGTCCCGAAGTGCCTGAAGAGCTTTTCATGGTGCTGCAAGAGATGCAGAGAAGCTTGGTTTATTATCATAGCAAGGAGCAGAAGAGGGAAGCACTGAAGCTACTTGATCTCGAGAATGTCCACTCTCTGTTCGACGAATTGATTCAGAGAGCTTCAAGGTGTGTTTCTTCCAGTCCCTCTGCTTCTAACACTTCGGATTCAAGGAAGCATGGTTACTCCAATGGCTCCGCTTCAACTGCTTCTGTTTCGACGAGCTTTGCGGCGCAGAGTTCGGCGTCTGCTTCGGGTTCTAAGGCCGGTTTTGACGCCCTTCCGAGCTCTTCTGCTGCTGGTTCTTCTATATTGTTCCGTGCGGAGAAGGAGCTTGGGAAGGCTAAGGAGTTGGTAACAAGAGATGATAGTTATGTGAAGAATTCAAAGTCTACATTCTACTCTAATGGATTTGGAATTGAATCAAGTTTACCATCCAAGCCTCAGATATTGGATCCATCTCTGAAAGCCACGACAAGTGCAG GCCAAGATGGTAGTGATAAGTTAAGTTTGATCAAACTTGCTAGTTTAATTGAGGTCTCTGCAAAGAAAGGTACTCGTGATCTCAAGCTGCAGAACAAACTGAAGGACCAGGTTGATTGGTTGCCTGATTCGATAGGGAAGTTGTCGAGTTTGGTCACACTTGATTTATCCGAGAACCGGATTACGGCCCTACCTGCCACCATTGGGGGCCTTTCATCCTTGACCAGATTGGACCTGCATTCGAATAGGATCACTGAGCTCCCGGATTCTATTGGAGGTCTCCTCAGCTTGGTCTTTCTTGATTTGAGGGGAAACCAGTTAACATCACTGCCTGCTTCTTTTGGCAGATTGATACGGCTTGAGGAGCTCGATTTGAGTTCGAATATGCTTCCAGTGCTTCCCGATACCATAGGGTCACTTGTTAGCCTAAAAATATTGAATGTGGAGGCAAATGATATAGAAGAAATTCCACATTCTATTGGTAACTGTACCAAGCTTAGAGAGCTTCGTGCCGATTACAATCGTCTGAAGGCCCTGCCGGAAGCTGTAGGAAAGATTCAGAGTCTGGAGATTTTGTCTGTCCGGTACAATAACCTCAAGCAACTACCTACAACAATGTCGTCTCTAATAAACCTGAAGGAACTTGATGTGAGTTTCAATGAGCTCGAGTCAGTACCGGAGAGCTTATGTTTCGCGACCTCTcttgtcaagatgaacataggAAACAATTTCGCTGACATGAGATCCTTACCAAGATCTATTGGGAACCTTGAAATGCTCGAGGAACTGGATATCAGTAACAATCAGATACGAGTCCTTCCGGACTCATTTAGGATGCTCACACGACTACGCGTCCTGCGAGTGGAAGAGAATCCTCTTGAAGTTCCACCAAGACATATAGCTGAAAAGGGGGCACAG GCTGTTGTGGAGTACATGACTGAGCTAGTGGAGAAGAGGGATAAGAAAGATGTAAAAACCCAGCCACTTAAGCAGAAAAAGAGCTGGGCTCAGATCTGCTTCTTTTCCAATTCTAACAAAAGAAAGCGTGATGGAGTTAATTATGTGAAAACCTGA
- the LOC107487387 gene encoding mitochondrial phosphate carrier protein 1, mitochondrial isoform X2 yields MAMGGRRISEELSPRYYALCAVGGMLSAGTTHIALTPLDVLKVNMQVYPVKYYSISKCFSSLLREQGPSALWRGWTGKFFGYGAQGGCRFGLYEYFKGVYSNVFVDQNRNFVYFLSSASAEMFANLALCPFEAVKVRVQAQPCFAKGLHDGFPKLYAAEGTRGFYRGLFPLLGRNLPFSMVMFATFEHSVDFLYRNVAKRRKEDCSIAQQLGVTCIAGYAAGSVGSFISNPADNIVSSLYNRKADSFMLAIRKIGFANLFTRSLPIRLLLVGPSITLQWFFYDTIKVLGGL; encoded by the exons ATGGCCATGGGAGGAAGAAGAATCTCTGAGGAATTGAGCCCCAGGTATTATGCTCTTTGTGCTGTTGGCGGAATGCTCAGTGCTGGCACTACCCATATTGCTCTAACTCCTCTTGATGTCTTGAAGGTCAACATGCAG GTGTACCCTGTGAAGTATTACAGCATTTCCAAGTGCTTTTCTTCCTTACTGAGGGAACAAGGGCCTTCTGCCCTTTGGAGGGGATGGACTGGCAAGTTCTTTGGCTACGGCGCACAGGGTGGCTGTAGGTTTGGTCTCTATGAATATTTTAAGGGGGTTTATTCCAATGTGTTCGTAGACCAGAACAGGAACTTTGTTTACTTTCTCAGTAGTGCGTCTGCTGAAATGTTTGCCAATCTAGCATTGTGTCCATTTGAAGCTGTAAAAGTGAGGGTTCAAGCGCAACCATGCTTTGCTAAGGGCTTGCACGATGGCTTTCCGAAGTTATATGCAGCAGAAGGCACACGAGG ATTCTACCGTGGACTTTTTCCACTTTTGGGTCGAAACCTTCCAT TTTCCATGGTTATGTTTGCAACATTTGAGCATTCCGTTGATTTTTTGTATCGTAATGTTGctaaaagaagaaaggaagatTGTTCTATAGCTCAACAGCTTGGTGTGACATGTATAGCTGGATATGCAGCCGGATCTGTTGGTAGTTTCATTTCCAATCCTGCTGACAATATTGTATCCTCTCTCTATAACAGAAAGGCCGATAGTTTCATGCTG GCTATCAGAAAAATTGGGTTTGCCAATCTATTTACCAGGAGCCTTCCTATTCGACTTTTGCTTGTTGGTCCCTCGATAACTTTGCAATGGTTTTTCTATGACACCATCAAAGTTTTAGGCGGACTGTAA